A stretch of DNA from Desulfovibrio gilichinskyi:
AACTTCGCTGTGCAGGTGATACGCTCCCGGATCAGCGGGATTAATGGCAAGGCGATTGGATAAAGCGTTCTTGTAATGCGTCACATTCACCCGCAAAAGCTTAAGGCCGCCGGGAATCGGTTTGTTTGAACCGGGGTAAATATCAATCTGGCTGTATGAAAACGGGCGGGCCATTGTCTGTTCACCTTTCAACGGCAGTATTCGCCCCCGATTAAGTCGGCAAAAATCGTAAACTTCATCTGTCCGATGCCCCATTGCATCTATTAGAGCCAAGCGCACAATATAAGGATTGCCTTCTGCGTCCTTGTATTCCCGTTCCCAAAGAACCTCAGCAAGTGCTTCAAAGCTGTCTACTTCACCATCAGCAATAAGCCACGATTCATGCACCATGCCGTAACCCCATGCACGAATTTCATAAGGGAAATATCCGCCCCTGCCGGACTGCGTATCAATGGCGGCAGTGAGACAGGCCACCACGTCACCACTCGGAACAAGCAAGCGAGGGCGATCATCTTTAAGCGCAAGAACCTTATCTTCACTGCGTTCCTGCTGATAGTTAACCCACGGTTCCGCCTTGTGAGAGTTCATAAAGTCCTTTAATTTTTCACGCCATTCAGGATTAAGGCCGGACTTCTGACCCCTCAAAAATGCGGCGGCTACTTCGGATAGAGAAACGAATCTCGACAGCCAACTAGGAATATGAAAGCCGATTTTCTTAGGCCGCTTCGATTTAAGGTAAGCTTCAAGCGGAGTGCCGGAAACACGATCAAACCATGCGCCAAAACTTACGGCCTTATCCCGTGTTCCATCATCCCACTTGCAACCCATGTTCGGGCATTCATACCACGCCAGCTTTTCGGCCTCGACCCGTTCGGCATGTTGGGAAGGATCGGCCTTTTCTCTTTCCGGCCATTTAATCTGGTCAAAATTCATTTCATGCTCATAACCGCAAATCGGGCAACGCACCTTATAGCCGAAAACAACCTGCGCTTCGATATTCAGAGCCGTCCAGATAGGGCCGCTTTCATTTGTCGGTGTAGAAATTTTCAAAAATTTGCGGTTGCGATAAGTACGCCCGCGCTTTTCCGCCAGACTGAGCGGATCGGCTTCTTTCTTGTTTGTGGAAGTGGGATATTTATCAATCTCATCAAAGAAAACATACCGGATAGGCTTGGATGCCAGACGGGATGCAGAGTGCGCCCAGCCCATATAGATCGGCATGTGCCGTAAATTTATGCGGAGCGAGGCTTCATCATCCGTTGAGCCAGTCAGATACTTTGTAAGTTTCGGTGAAGTTTTGAGCATGGGCAGAACTCTATCCCTGCTCGAATCCTTCGCCGCTGTCATATCGGGATAGATAATCATTGCCGGACTCGGTTCACGATCCACGGCATAGCCCAGCGCATTAAGCAGCACTTCGGTTTTACCAACCTGCGGAGCGGCACAGACAACAACGGTTTGAACTCCGCTATGGAAAAGGCTGTCCATTATGTCGGTAAGGTAAGGCGTTACATCATTGCGCCACATGCCCGGTAAGGAACTGGATTCAGGAACCAGAATGCGCGACTGCTCCGCCCATCTGCTTACCTTGATCTTTTTACGCTTCCGCAAAATCTGCTTTTCACCCCTGCTGAATGAAAAGGTGAACCGCTTCCCAATCATTTCCGGCGATATTGAAAAGCGACCGACCGGAACTGGTACAGCCCTTCCGTTACCTACCAGATTTTTAACTATCGAACTGGTTTCCACTTACAAACTCCATTGTGATTTCATCAGTACGCGCAAACTCGCTCAGTAATTCGTCTAGCTCGTCATTCAAAAGCTGAATGAAAGCGTCTTCATGTTCCGGATTCCCTTCAACAGCATGGATTAATTCACGCCCTTTCATCAAAAACAGTTGGCGAAGGCCCGTATCCAGTACCGAAGTTTTACCCGCCATAAGCATTTCCACGCTTTCACGGTCAATGAGCTTGCCTTGTGTCTGCTCAAGTTTCAGCCGCCTAAGCTCCGCTTCGTATTCCTTGTCCTTGGCTTTCGCTTCCTGAAAACGCTTTGCCGCATCACCAGTTAATCCTTCCTCGTCCGGCTGTTCCGCTTCCACTTTTTTACCAACGGGAACCCAGCCGAGTTGCAGGGCAAGTTCTGAGATATCACTTTCGTAATATTTGCCGCCAATGGGCTTCACCTGTTTATCCTTCCCGACGTAATTGAAGAACGTACGCCGCGAAATCTGCCAGCCTTCCTGCCCGAACTTAATCCAAGCTTGATTTATAGAATTGTAAAATTTTTCAGCCATTTAAGTAGCACCTGAATTGTGAAAGTGACACGTTTGATACAGTTTGTGCAGTGTGCATATTTTTTAAAACATTCCGTGTGCAAAAGACTCGAGCCTCACGTTACCCGTGTTTCGGGGATCGCTGGGGAGTACCTAAAGGCAACATGGTGCTGATAATTTTCTTTGGTGGTTCGTCACCGTGAAAAGGTAAGCGATTCAGGTAGCATAAACAGATCAACGGCGCGGCTTGCTCAAACAGCTCCCACATTTGCCACACGGTTTCACCATTCGCCTTGCCCCATGCTTCATCAATCACCACGACCAGCTCATCCGCCTTGTTTCGTTTGACCATAAACATCTGCCGATGCTCCCGAATCAATACGCCTAGCTTCTTCATTGCCTTGTGTCCGATTTCAAATGACTGCCAATGCCGATTGAATTCATCTTCGGATATAGGTTCAACTTCTTCCTGTTGGCATAACCGTTTGAACTTATTGAAAGCTGTTTCCGGTTCACCCTTTTTGTATTTGCTTTGAAGCTTTGCCAGTGCATTCATTTCGGTACCATGTCCAAGTCTTGTCCCGGGTCGATTAAAACCGAAAACAATTGATAACTCTTATTTTTTTAACATCTGTCCAAGTGGTCCGTGTACCAGACCATAAAACCAAATGCTCAGAGTCTCGCGTGCGGGTACATATACGCGCACACGCACGTAAGGAGATTTCTGAATTGACGTGGACCGTTGGTACCACGTGGACAGAGCCAGTATTCATGCGGGTTTGCAAAATTACATGCGGGACCGAATGGACCGGACACATGGACCGTCTCGCCAAGGGAGCGGATATTTGCATACATGAATCAAAATGTCCGGCAAACGAGGCGCGGCCACGCTGCCGATTTGAAAGGGGTGCGGGGAAAACAGACATCATGAAGCCGTCAACTCAAACTTAGTTTTAATGCCAGTAATCATGCGACAACGCCGACCATCTACACGTGGCCGTGTCTCTCTGAGAGTCTTGACCGCTGAATAGAGTTCTCTGAAAAAGTTCTCCTTATGCATGGGCTGATAGCCATTCTTACCGCTGTAATCACGATAGGATTTATAGAGCGAGTCCTTCGATTCCTTAACCCCGTCTGATATCTCGCAGGTATCCTCGACAAATGCCTGAACAGGATTGTTGAGCCGTCTGTAATCCATTAGCAGATCAATTGTTTCATCCGATGCCGTAAACCGCCCCTGCTCGTACAGACGATGCAGACCGACCAACGCCCAATGAAATATTTCCGACAGCTCGTTCTCTTTGAGTTCTTTGAATAGATTTGGATTGCGATCAGGATCACCTTCGAGATATTGCCGCTTAAATTTGATAGGCAACATGCGCCTGAAAAAGCCGTCCGTATTATCCAGAACACGAGGCAGTTTATTAGCCGCAAATGCCAGCTTACAGAACGGCGGGAACTCAAATGAATCTTTATGCTTAAATGCGCCCTGAATAGTGTCACCGGAAACAACAGCCTTAAAGGTAGGTGTTTCCATAGCGGCAGAGCCTATTTCAGTAGAAATATTGAGAAGCTTGTTATAGAGGCTGGCGCGTCGGAACTGATCTTCCAAATCCTGAAACGCCACCGCCGAACAGTTTGCAGGGGCAACAAGCTCCCGCGCAATTTTCAGGTATGTTGATTTACCATCCGAACCGTCACCGAGAAGCAACAGACATTTTTCATAATGCACGTCACGAGTCAGACAATAGCCCATGAACTCTTGGAGCTGAGCAATAGGTTCGGGAGTCTGAACCGTTTCATCAAGAAACTTAAGCCAACGGTCACACCTAGAAGCTGAATCCGGATTAAACGATACACCGAGGCAGATTGTAGAATAGTAATCAGGTTCATGCGATTTAAGCTCAAGCGTTTTTAAATTGAGCATGCCGTTTTGCAGACACACCCATTCACCACGGTCATTAACTTCCCGACCATGCGGAAGATTCGCAAGGTTAATGGCTAACGACGTGGCATCGTTCACACGTGCGGTTGTGGCTTCTATGCCGAGGTAATTGGTAGCCGCCTGTTGCAGGTTGCCCCGTGAAATTTGTTCCCAGTATTTGCCGTTCCAGCGATAGAGCAATCCTGTAAGGTCGTCATAAAGCAAAGGCTGATCCTGAAGCAGTTGATCCGCCAAAAGCCGAGGCTTGAAAGTACGCTCCCGAAAAAACGCCCATTCTCCGCCACTTTCACCCGCTTTTGCAACCTCAACCTTGCGAGCAGATGCAAACAACGCTTGTAGAGCTTTTGCATTCTGCTTGAACTTCACAAAGTAATCTGTCAGGTCCATCCCTTCTTTTTCGGGCAATGAACCATCTTGATTGCGGCCCATGAAGTCCGGCCATTCGATTATGCGGACAGACCTTGCGACTTGAACCAGACAGCGAGCCGCATTATCTGCATGTTCCTGCCCCGGTTGATCCGCATCATAAGCAATAATTACATCACGCCCATTAAAAGGCTGTAAATGCTCATTTGACCATCTGGCGGTCTTTGATGTTTGAGTAATGGCATTGAAACCGTAAGACAGAGCGCAAATAGTATCCGGCTCCCCTTCGCACAAAAGCACAGGGCCGGACTTACCAAGCAAAGCAGGAGCCGGAAACAAACGAGCGTTTCCGTATCCCCTGCCCCATGACATAATCTTTTTTTGCAGATTAGTGCCGGGCTTGCGATACAAGCGGATATTATGAAGCTCACCGTTATTGTCACGAATAGGAATAGCAACACGCATGGATTGACCGTTGATTGGGCGAACCTTGTTCTCCTTGTCCCTGAACACCATCTGCATACGCAAATCAAGCCGCTTGATGATATCAGGATTCCAGCCACGCTCTTTTTGCAACAGCTTGAACCAATCATCCGGCAACAGGTGCATGTAACCCCAAATATCTTCGGGGATAACAGCACCACCGCCACGCTTAGATTCCTTGCGCTTTGCTTGAACCGTCTGCTTTACCTTTGGCGCATCATTAACGCCATGCCCGTATTTATCTTTAAATTCTTTAAAGGCTAGCTCATTAGGCAAACCTGTAACCAGACTATAAAGCTTAATCAGGTCGCCACAGTCGGTGCATCCTGCTAAACATTTGAAATAATCTTCTGTAAAATTATACCCGAAAGATGGATTATCATCTGAATGAAGAGGACACTTGCCATTCAGCCAGTCGCCTGATTCTTCCGAGACTTCAAAAAGAGTACGAGCAATGCTCGCTCGTTCTTCTGCAGAAAGATTTGTTCCGGCCCAGCCCATAGTTATTCCTCAACCAGTGCTTTGATGCCGTTACGCCAATGCAGAGCCGCAGAAATGAACTCCATCATTTCTTTTTCAAATTCTGCAAATTCATGCGGTTCAATCCGTCCATCTTCCATAATTGAGGCAAACTTAACCACGGCATCGCTGAACTCTTTAGTTGTCCGGTTCATGTCGTTTTCCAAGTGCCCTGTAAAAATGCCCGCTTCCGGCAACGGAAAAACCACCATATTCATCTGGTGGGCAATTGCCTCAAGCGGCGTAATTGAACCGCATGTTTTCATAAGCGGCACAAGGTCCAAAACACCCATTTTTGCGGTAGAATCTTCGGGGTTCAGTTCCTTGTATAAAGTCCAATGGCTTTTAGCAGACCCGAAAGTCTGTTCGCTTATTTGCTCAACCGATAAAGTCCGATGCCGTAGCACCATATTTTGAATTTCTAAGGCTACGCTTTTACGTGAATTATTCATGACTTCCCCTTATGTCTTCCAAAGCAAATCTTTATCTGTAGTAGATAGAGCGTTACTCCGGTGCTATTCTGTCTTTGCTATTGTTAATCCGATCTTTGACATTGCCTTTCGGAGCCTCCTTCTGATATCGAATTTAACAACACTAATTCTTAAACCTTTAATCAGAAGGAAGACTCCCAAATGGCTAATAAAAAATTCTGTCCAATACTCGGTGAAGACATCAATGAAGATGGCGAAAAACCAGACAGCTGTGACCATGAAAATTGCAAATTCAACGTTTATATAAATAACATTGGTAGAATTTGCGTTTTATTTCGGTCATACGTGTTGGATAAACGTATGAAGTCACAAATCGATGGTATTGAACACAAACTTAGATAACCCTAAAAATAGTCATTTCTTACTTCGAGCTTAGATAGAGCATGGAGAGAAGCATCTTCTTCAGAAAAGCCGACCTCTTTGAAAACACGGATATATCCTTCAAGCTTTGCTTTGAATTCCGCACACTCTTCTGGTAGCTCTCGTTCACTGGTAGATTCACGCAGGCTTTCGCTTTTGGTGAAGGCCTGTGTTTTACCCTTTTCCACAAACTCTGAATGAAACTTGGCATGCAGTGCGTAAAGAGCCGTTTCTAACAGCACTACCTGCCCTTTAGTCGCATCTGAGGGTAGAGTAATAATATAACCACCGTTTTTCAGTTCAAGAACTTGTCCATCAATGGCTGTAAAAATATGCATCGTGACTTTCTCCTTTACTTTTAACTGGGCATACGCGCCCTACAATCATAAGTTTAATTATATCCAGATGCCGGACATGAGTAAGCCGAGTCAGGTCCGGTTTATTGCTTAATGATATTTTTTATGGAGCCTCCGGTGGTGGAGGATTTGCGGGCAAAGGAAATTTTTCGGGATATGCTATATGCTGAGCTAAGCGAACAACTGTAGAATCAGCTCGATTTGAGGATTTAATACGGCGAAAGGATGCAGGATGGATTGATAGCGCATCGGCTACATTACCCTTGCCTAACTTTTCCTCTAACTGGGAGATTAAATCTTGTGAGAATGGTTCGCTTCGTTTCATGGGGACATTCTAGCGCAATTTACACTAGATTGCCAAGTGCAATTTTCAAACTTACTACTTAGGCGATTTTCGCCTAATCATAAACAATGAGCGCAGAACTATTTGAACAAACAGTTGTTGAGGAAATTTGCCGCATTGCGGACGAAAAAGAAATCAACCATAGCCAGCTTGCAAAAGCTGCATTTGGTGATGCGGAAAAATCAATAACTAGATGGAGGCAGATTAGGCTTCCGAGAAAGACCACTGGCAAACCTCAAGCTCTGACAGTGGCAGATACATATAGATTATGTGAGGGACTAGGTATTGAACTAGGAACATTAATGTTTAGAGCTAGTGAACGATTTAAAATGAAGCAAACCTCGCCAAATATTCAATCTAAAAACGTGCTAAAAACTGCACCCAACTAATATTCGAATAATAGCGTTCTAATTTAAAGGGGGAGAAACAATGAAAAAGACTTCACCATTACTTGATCTTTGCAATTTCACCACTTCAAAAAAAAAGAATGTTAACAAGCGAAAAACAAAAACATTTTTTAATAAATTTGATCAAGGAACTGAACTTAAACTTGATTTATTTGAAAAAACTATCAAATCATGGATCCCTGTATTCACAAGCCAAAACTATATCACCACTATTAATATTATAGATTTTTTCGCAGGTGAAGGTAAGGATTCTTTAGGCAAAAAGGGAAGCCCTCTAAAAGTACTGGATACAATCAAATCATACAAAAATTTAATAAGAAATCGAAGCTCACCTTTAAAGATAAAACTCCATCTAAATGACGATAAGCCTATAATTACTTCAGCACTTAAGGCTCACTTAAATGAAATTTTAAAAACAACTCCAGATTATCTAGACATTAGTATTTCAACTAAGCCTTTCCAAGATATTTTTTACGAGCTTCTACCTCAATTACAAAAACCAGATGTAGCCAACTTTCTTTTCATTGACCCCTTTGGTTTAGCCTTAACAAAAAAACTTTTCCAGCAAATCTCTTCTCTAAAACGAACTGATTTTATTTTATTCACTCCAGTAACAAATGTACAAAGATTTTGCGAACAAGACGGCTTCGCAAATCATTTCCCTGGATTAAAAAGGTCTCATTTTGAAAACCCCAAAACTGCACATCGAAAACTCTGCGATTATATGCAAGAAAATTGGGCTGACAGTGGATACTATTTACACGCGTTTGCAATTCAAAAAGAGACTGGCAATAGACACTGTCTA
This window harbors:
- the tcmP gene encoding three-Cys-motif partner protein TcmP, with translation MKKTSPLLDLCNFTTSKKKNVNKRKTKTFFNKFDQGTELKLDLFEKTIKSWIPVFTSQNYITTINIIDFFAGEGKDSLGKKGSPLKVLDTIKSYKNLIRNRSSPLKIKLHLNDDKPIITSALKAHLNEILKTTPDYLDISISTKPFQDIFYELLPQLQKPDVANFLFIDPFGLALTKKLFQQISSLKRTDFILFTPVTNVQRFCEQDGFANHFPGLKRSHFENPKTAHRKLCDYMQENWADSGYYLHAFAIQKETGNRHCLIFGSSNQLGVYKFIETCWKEDQENGESNFAFEGDLKTSECLIIPELAGSKKVKNFKESLENLIKAKKIKSNKDIFDYALKAGFHPPSKHIKSTLKTLKNNKIINNNLTRFGLSYASVMKGVVDLEFIS
- a CDS encoding phage/plasmid primase, P4 family, with protein sequence MGWAGTNLSAEERASIARTLFEVSEESGDWLNGKCPLHSDDNPSFGYNFTEDYFKCLAGCTDCGDLIKLYSLVTGLPNELAFKEFKDKYGHGVNDAPKVKQTVQAKRKESKRGGGAVIPEDIWGYMHLLPDDWFKLLQKERGWNPDIIKRLDLRMQMVFRDKENKVRPINGQSMRVAIPIRDNNGELHNIRLYRKPGTNLQKKIMSWGRGYGNARLFPAPALLGKSGPVLLCEGEPDTICALSYGFNAITQTSKTARWSNEHLQPFNGRDVIIAYDADQPGQEHADNAARCLVQVARSVRIIEWPDFMGRNQDGSLPEKEGMDLTDYFVKFKQNAKALQALFASARKVEVAKAGESGGEWAFFRERTFKPRLLADQLLQDQPLLYDDLTGLLYRWNGKYWEQISRGNLQQAATNYLGIEATTARVNDATSLAINLANLPHGREVNDRGEWVCLQNGMLNLKTLELKSHEPDYYSTICLGVSFNPDSASRCDRWLKFLDETVQTPEPIAQLQEFMGYCLTRDVHYEKCLLLLGDGSDGKSTYLKIARELVAPANCSAVAFQDLEDQFRRASLYNKLLNISTEIGSAAMETPTFKAVVSGDTIQGAFKHKDSFEFPPFCKLAFAANKLPRVLDNTDGFFRRMLPIKFKRQYLEGDPDRNPNLFKELKENELSEIFHWALVGLHRLYEQGRFTASDETIDLLMDYRRLNNPVQAFVEDTCEISDGVKESKDSLYKSYRDYSGKNGYQPMHKENFFRELYSAVKTLRETRPRVDGRRCRMITGIKTKFELTAS
- a CDS encoding terminase gpA endonuclease subunit translates to METSSIVKNLVGNGRAVPVPVGRFSISPEMIGKRFTFSFSRGEKQILRKRKKIKVSRWAEQSRILVPESSSLPGMWRNDVTPYLTDIMDSLFHSGVQTVVVCAAPQVGKTEVLLNALGYAVDREPSPAMIIYPDMTAAKDSSRDRVLPMLKTSPKLTKYLTGSTDDEASLRINLRHMPIYMGWAHSASRLASKPIRYVFFDEIDKYPTSTNKKEADPLSLAEKRGRTYRNRKFLKISTPTNESGPIWTALNIEAQVVFGYKVRCPICGYEHEMNFDQIKWPEREKADPSQHAERVEAEKLAWYECPNMGCKWDDGTRDKAVSFGAWFDRVSGTPLEAYLKSKRPKKIGFHIPSWLSRFVSLSEVAAAFLRGQKSGLNPEWREKLKDFMNSHKAEPWVNYQQERSEDKVLALKDDRPRLLVPSGDVVACLTAAIDTQSGRGGYFPYEIRAWGYGMVHESWLIADGEVDSFEALAEVLWEREYKDAEGNPYIVRLALIDAMGHRTDEVYDFCRLNRGRILPLKGEQTMARPFSYSQIDIYPGSNKPIPGGLKLLRVNVTHYKNALSNRLAINPADPGAYHLHSEVSDAWAREMTAEYVNEKGFWECPKGRPNHAWDIAGYNLAAADLLGVKSYKQAGMKTKMQAPRKKVNPYTNGGR
- a CDS encoding phage regulatory CII family protein, whose translation is MNNSRKSVALEIQNMVLRHRTLSVEQISEQTFGSAKSHWTLYKELNPEDSTAKMGVLDLVPLMKTCGSITPLEAIAHQMNMVVFPLPEAGIFTGHLENDMNRTTKEFSDAVVKFASIMEDGRIEPHEFAEFEKEMMEFISAALHWRNGIKALVEE